The Gigantopelta aegis isolate Gae_Host chromosome 9, Gae_host_genome, whole genome shotgun sequence genomic sequence ATTAACATGACttaattaaatatcatttatgtACTTCTTTTCCAGCCATTGTGTTAaactaataaattttaattttctctaTTCAGTTGATTAAACAACgcttacaaaaaacaaaagaaggcAGCAAGCAGAATGAATCTGCTAAACGTCAAAGCCCAGTCCAGGGTAAACATTCAGCCCTTTCGTTAACGGCACCACCAGCATTCTCCAAGGCTATTGTTATTCCGGCAGCTTCTCGCATTCCAGTCAAATCTATGTCCAGATATCAGAGAAATAGCGTCGAAGGCTTGAACACTGTACGtacagttttgtttgttatgtaaCTTACAAATaccacatacagtgaaacctcttaaaACGGGACCCTCTGAAGGCTTGAACACTGTACGTACTCCCTaacaattttgtttgttatgtaaCTTACCTATACTATATACACCTCTTAAAACGGGACCCTCTGAAGGCTTGAACACTGTATGTACTCCCTaacaattttgtttgttatgtaaCTTACCTATACTATATACACCTCTTAAAACGGGACCCtctgcagggctagctctgggtgagcaaaaacATTTCGCCATATTGTCTATTAAACtataaaaattgcagcaatcgacggttattttctaaaaaatgtcaattattacatgaaattattttgccaaactaaaataaaattcgccaactactttcaaaattcgcaattggcaatttagcaagtgccagagctagccctgctctgtaaaccggaatttctGCAAAACAAGGACGTTTTTCATGGTTCCTTTTTAACATTCAGTACATAATtcaacctctctaaaccggatacgtCTTAAAACTGGagattttacttggtcccgagggtgtccggtttagaaggTTTCACTGTACGCAAAGCATGGTAGCTATAATAGCTATTTGATGATTTCGTCAAGTTGTAGTGGGTAAAACATAAAAGGCGTGGGATGTGCTCTCCTATCAttatgaaagtgcatatataaatgatcccttgctgctgatggaaaaatgaagcagtTTTTCTCAAACTGtcaaatgaccaaatatttgaccgCTTATAcccaataattaatatatcagtatgctctagtggtatcataaacaaaaacaaactttaacaaaaagaATTAAACATGGATGTAGAATAATTTCAGTTGAacagtttttttatattacgaTGAAGCATGGCTTTTTTTCTACACATTTTTCTGAAATGTGATGTATTAAGATGCATTTGttgaacattcatttattcaaacaaaaaatatattatttgctgtataaattgttttatttatgtttcagGAAATAGAAAAACTTGTTTTAAAGGCAGTCCCTGGAAATGAAGTCGAATCGGATCTTATTCGTGTAAGTAAAACAATCTTCAACGTGCATAATGAAGACCAAACCAATAAAAAAGTGGCAAAAAATGGAGATGAGCTGTTCACGGTTACAAGCATAATAATTGTCTCAAATTAGATAGCACAATATTGAGATAAAGGACTTAAGCATTCATCCGAATCTGGCATTCAGTAAAAGCAAATATCACatgaaaaatatctttaaaaaacattcaaaattgtTTTATGGGGGAAAAAATCAGTTTTGAGCTTCTTGAAACATTGGTATGACCAGAAATGCACagaatatacagatattcataGTTTAAACATggaaatgtaaatatattataatttaaataatattcaaACGGCTATATTAGCCATAGACATGGCTCAGTTTGGTCTCTTTAATAGCTACCGCACGTCTTCACCTTTAAGTTGAAttgtttttatcaaaatattatttcataacTTTGTGAGTATGATATTGcaagtttttattgtttaaatatgacCAGTGATAATGGGAAAATTAAAGACTGTATAAGAATtaactaatgtttgacatccaatagccaatgattaattaatctgtgTGCtttatgaagtggtgacagcaggtttcctctcttagtatctgtttggtccttaaccatatgtccaacaacATATAacagtcaataaaatgtgttgagtgcgtcgttaaataaaacatttccttcctttattccCACCAGCCACAAGAGATTCCCGATGGTCACCGCGCCCCGGTACCGGAGGTGCGGGTTGTCAACAGCACGATGCGAAGTGTTGACACGCAGACTCCCTCCGCCCAACTCGACGAGCCGCGTGCCACCAGCTCCAACAGCAGATCCGACTCCATCAGTCCGGCCATTCCCATCATGCCCGGAACGATGGATTCATCCCGTCCGTCCAGCCGTTCAGAGTCCGCAGACAGCAAGTCGGACAAAGGTTAGTGGTTGCTGCATCTTTATTCCTGGAAAATTTCAAACATATGTTTTATCCCATTACCCACTTTCTGttagttttttgggttttttttttttcaatctcaTTTCTTCTCCCGATCTAGCAGCTCCTGTTATTGTTCAACTGTTGTTGCATCGGTCATATGTTCTACACATCTGCCGTATCTGGTGTTCATCAACAAGAGTGACTCGTTTTATTTTGtggattaaaatatttaaaagaaattaatatttatttataccatATTTTTAGTAGGATGTTCTTTGCTTGTTTGTGTGTAAAATTAAGTGTTCAGGTTGTTATGACATTgggttatataatataaattgtaCTTGCGGCTTGAAAGggaattaaacattattacaatcaattaataattgatttttttatgaattattgATAACAAGCCAGCACTAATTTTGGGCATGgttgttgcattttttaattaaatgtcaaTGGAGGCTTATTCACAAACGTTTATCATATGCCCAATTTGCATCTTTAGGGCATATCTTTACACGCCATGTTCTAAAAAGTTCTGACggtcatattttaattaattaaatttattttttaacagaaCTGGTCGATTCACCAGAACCGTcaatagccaaatttgtttCCAGTCCGAAACCCAACACATCAAGAGATTTTGTAAGAGAACCACCTGATGGCTGCGAAAAGGTTAAAGTTATAGAAGAAAACAGGTTTGAacacttaaatatattttatattacggTCATCTTTACCATAGAGTGATGGTATGTAGCCCAGAGGTAGAGCTCTTGCCTGAGAGTCATTCTGGATTAGTGGATTCATGTGGGTTTTATTCCTCAAGTCAActagtgtcccatgactggtacatcaaatccATTGTATATGCTGTCCCGtaattgagaaagtgcatataaaagaaatccTTTACTGCTGTAATGGTCTTTGTGGCTTGATCAGAAAGATTTGACTGGTTTCCATCTTCTTTCTATTCTATTACACTGATTTAATGTTAGGTGCAAAAACAAGTCTAATGAGCGATTGCAAGCgcttaacattttaaacagacaTCTAGTGCTCTAGACAGGTTCGCAATTTTAGTCGAACCTGCTTGTGttgccacctgtattaagcagcagCCTGTGTTAAAAGGCCACATTTATATTGTTCCAAATCTAAGATAGaataaactgacctgtattaagcatcCACCTTTTTATACTCACTTTAGTGGCTGCTTAACACAAGTTTGATTGTACTGTAGTTTTAACCCTTAAATGTAGCTTGACAGGACACAGAATGccatcaatttaattattttcttttcaacttaaaAGGTATATTGTCACATTCcattgacctatttaatggcccagcaaagtattacctaaaaatgtatgtttaatttgtccttaaaattactttattcaaccatctatatAATGACCATTTTCCACTTatattgtacaaataatttaattatggcgatggtccataattcaaaaattgaAATGGATTGTCATGGATTTCCCTCCATTGTGGTTCAGTTTGAGTGATACGATTGCAAGGTTTGGTTtcccaaatgaatgtaattttcatttattattaagttCTAAAGAAATATAGTtgttaaatctgtgacagtatgcctttaacttgACCTTATACAAATGGCATTTACCCCGTATGCTTGTAGACTGGTCCGAATGCCCCAACAGCCAGTTTAAGTATTCgtgaaaagagaaaacaatctGTTTTCTTCAGTTGTTGGATATGACATTTCAGCTTGGATACAAGATGGTTAAAGGGGGGAATGCACAAAGGTTGAGAGTTCAGGTCtgaatatgtgtatatatgaaaatatcAAAATAGTTAAGTTTTCTTCATTCTTATTTCAGACATCCTGTTATTAAAGACTCGCTTTTCTGTCCAGTGAAGCCGAGTCAGTTAGTGTTCAAGCCAAGTCAGAATTCTGCATTTTATCCTCTTTACAAGACATACTTCCCCGACGTTGTTGTTAGGTCACCCATCCCGACATCGAGTCAACAGACCACGACCATCGAGGGCCAATGAAAAGACAGAATTCATACCCGCCGTATAACGATTTGAACATCAAAATGATTTCAATGCAAATTTAATATTGATGCATTTTACAAGTTTCTGTCTTtttgttaaaagaaatattaaaacacagaaaccacagttgaagatatatattttttaattctgcaCTAAATCTTTcactttttatattaataatggggaaaaaaacaacagcaCAATAGCCTGTATTGaagttttataaagtttgttttgtatattaatattggtttaaaaaacaacagcaCAATAGCCTGTATTGAcgttttataaagtttgttttgtatgttattaATTCAACTTTTTTCTTAAGCACATACTGATCTTtggttgtatttgtttttggatGACTTGTTTTAAATTGTCAAATAGGTTACATTCAAATAAATTGTATGCTTGAattttctattactattattaatgttactatttttattatttattttaaatgttaaaaggcttttttttttcattgatgaAACACTTACAGCTATATTAAAGCACAAACATAAAGtctgtttatttgtttctaATACAGAACTGTTGTAAGGAAATTATTCtggtcatttttgtttgttcataacTGAGGTCACATGTAATTACTTAATTTAATTGAAATGTAATTTGGATTGATTTCAGACGTGTTATGACTGCCACGATTGTAGTTTTCATTCTGTGTGTAAAACTGCACACACAGTTTTAAACAGTTTCTACTGATAGTAGTTTATGAGTAGTTTAAGATGaacttgttttttaatttcaataaatGTTGTCTTTTTAGATAAAACTGTACCTTAGTTTCATATAATTAGATGAAACGCAAAACTGTCTATTAGTTAAACATTTCCATGCCTCTAGAGATGTGTTCTGTTGCCTGGAATCTGTTGTTAAGAATGTGCTATGATTATATGACTGTTACCATGCCTACCTCTTTGAGCATCTACATGCAGACTGTTGCAAGGTTCCAATAATGGAAATGTGCTGTACTCTTACTCATTGCGGGTAGAGAATGGATTGGGATCTTTATCAAAATTATTGAGTGACTGATTTGcagttttattttcaaaacatgttattcaaaatacagtaaaacccctctaaaccagacacccctctaaaccagacacccttgaAACCAAataaatgtctggttttaagaggtatctgatttagagaggttaagttctgtactgatttttaaaagggACCGAGagaaatgtctggttttgagggaatttggtttacagagggtccggtttttaGAGTTTTCACTGTAGTGTATGACGAATTTAGTATATTTGATATTACATAGGTAGGAGAGCAtagctttattttttattttacacagaCTTGCTGATTAACTGAACGtgttgatataataataataataatccagctGATTCAGGTAGAAATTCTCTTGTTACTCCGTCcctaataaaattgaaattaaaaattctTTCAATTCCTTGACTGCATATTTTTATGAAGCACCAGTTTTGACACTTTGTAATGTTTGCTAACTAAAGCAGTCGTCAAGGAAAGGTCAAGTggattattgtttattttggcCTATCTCTACATAGACTCCATCTATGTATTTGAAACTGTTCTGCTGCAGGGAACATGGTCCTGAATGTTTCAAAGAAGAGAGAATGTTTTTGTGAATATGTTCTTGAATGTTTCATTTAGGAGAGAATTTTCCTGAACATTTCACAGAAGCGAGAATGTGTGTGTTAACATGTTCCTGTAGATTTCAAAGGAGAGAATGTCTTCATGAACATGTTCCTAAATGTTTCAAAGAGGAGAGAATGTCTTCATGAACATGTTCCTGAACGTTTCAAAGAGGAGAGAATGTGTTCATAAACATGATTCTGAACGTTTAAAAGAAGAGATGTGTATTTTGAACATGTTCCCGTTCTCAAATTGTACACTACCTTGCTTGGTCATGTGATGAGAACACAGTTTTGAATACAGGGCATGTTACCATTtagaagtagcctatgtgacggcaagttttcctttttttctttttttaaaaccagtTGTCTCAATAACAATGTCAGACACCCTAGTTACCCATAGATTAAACCAAGATgtagtatcattaaataaaacattcctttcttttagaaaaacaaaaatatcagtGATGCCTAAAGGAATAGCTGCCACCTATTCAGTACAGTAAATGCATTTCTTCcatacttttaattttgtttactgCTGGTATGTGCTTCCATAACATGCTTAGCCTGCATAACAGAAACGTTTGTGTCGAATCTCAGTAACGTAAATAATTGTAAGTTTTAGATGTAACGCACTACataattatttgtatgtgttaatAACATTTAGTCGTGTGGGAGTTTTctataatacatttgttttttctttgactATGCTTCGAATATTTTGTAGTAATACAACACATTTTCAATTTAATAACTGGATTAAAATGACGTTAGACTTAAATTTTAAATGTGGCtgatatttatttgatttttggaTGCAAACTGACAGGGAAATGTTTCATGAAATTGTCTTAGTTGGAATAAAGAGTTTTGAAATGACTATAAAAGTATACAGAGAACCAAAAGAAATGCAATCAGTAATTACAATAGGTTTACTACAAATTATAAATTCTTTGAAATGATAAGCAGTATTTAATCTGTAGATCTTCTCAAACTCAATGTCTTGATcccttgtttaaaaaaacaaaaataataatattactaaaaagtatatttgcatttttaattttttttttgtttctagtATAGTTTCAACTACAATATAACCTGTgccaaacattttattacagtgACCTCATTTTATACTAATTTAAAaggtattttctttcttttttgtaattttgttttaggttttGAATCTTCTGATTGAGATACAGCTGATAATAACAATTTATCCAAATGTAGGTCAGTAGGACCTCATTCAAGCTTTAAAGACATTGTGTATACTgtgaatttaaaatttgttatttatgaaaatacACGAGGAAAGGTTTTAGCCTCATTGATGGATTGAGTGTCTGAAATCTAATTGTATTCTGACATTTGTGTTCTCGGCAATTTTATCAGTTTTGCTTCTAATGGTAgagttatattgttaaaaaaattttttttaaatattggaaaaTTTGCAGTTTTCAAGTtcattagtttaaaaataaaataaaattatactaaaatgtttatgaaaattaatgaagcttaatcattttaatgcaaatagaaatttatttttacttgaaAAGAAATTGGTTTTATAATTGGTGAgggtgttgggggtggggttctGTGAAGCATGTTGTTTTTGCAAGATACTACTTCTCTAATGTGTTGTAAATGTTTACAAGATACACTTAACTCATTGGTTCAGTGCGATATGAAAT encodes the following:
- the LOC121381900 gene encoding glucocorticoid-induced transcript 1 protein-like, whose product is MSGQPNQRVRRNVSPASTKQRPIKAVVAFSLKNGNPSRNNSSASPTQGCHKIWPRKSPDSRLSPERKSPASPSLKEKTKSHKQSPVPSLWRASSLDTIYLAGQWPKDINPYHHYQNSGVFTCEKSTQTPEEWDTRQNDRKRDKGHTRSASFGQADQLKVLIKQRLQKTKEGSKQNESAKRQSPVQGKHSALSLTAPPAFSKAIVIPAASRIPVKSMSRYQRNSVEGLNTEIEKLVLKAVPGNEVESDLIRPQEIPDGHRAPVPEVRVVNSTMRSVDTQTPSAQLDEPRATSSNSRSDSISPAIPIMPGTMDSSRPSSRSESADSKSDKELVDSPEPSIAKFVSSPKPNTSRDFVREPPDGCEKVKVIEENRHPVIKDSLFCPVKPSQLVFKPSQNSAFYPLYKTYFPDVVVRSPIPTSSQQTTTIEGQ